Proteins found in one Aquibium microcysteis genomic segment:
- a CDS encoding GIY-YIG nuclease family protein has product MSSSAHSPETPTTGSPGKTPTKEFRRNKGAGYVYVITNRAWPGYCKVGRSSSVAARLRTYQTSSPHRDFVLHYHRWFPDACLAERRFRAASPGHRAHGEWFRIHPDDAANLLDRLANDLRRERVGGAPAQHVRHPAGDRA; this is encoded by the coding sequence TTGAGTTCAAGTGCCCACTCGCCGGAAACGCCGACGACGGGATCACCTGGAAAGACACCCACTAAAGAGTTTCGCCGCAACAAAGGAGCAGGCTATGTCTATGTCATCACGAACCGCGCTTGGCCGGGTTACTGCAAGGTTGGCAGATCAAGTAGTGTCGCTGCTCGGCTGCGAACATATCAAACAAGCAGCCCTCACCGGGACTTCGTTCTGCACTATCACCGATGGTTCCCCGACGCTTGTCTCGCCGAGCGACGTTTTCGAGCAGCGAGCCCCGGCCACCGGGCCCACGGAGAGTGGTTCCGCATCCACCCCGACGACGCGGCGAACCTCCTCGACCGCCTCGCGAACGATCTTCGACGAGAGCGAGTGGGCGGCGCACCTGCGCAACACGTACGGCATCCCGCTGGCGATCGAGCCTGA